Part of the Lycium ferocissimum isolate CSIRO_LF1 chromosome 6, AGI_CSIRO_Lferr_CH_V1, whole genome shotgun sequence genome, TTTTAATGCTTCATATCTTTGAGACTTTGGGATCATGCATAAACAAGCAAACTTGTTGGACGGCGTATGATATGTCGGCCAAATCGATATCAAATATTGCAGCACACCTTGAACGACGATACTTCGTAGGATCCTCTGGAAGTGACAGAAGAAAGCGGCGAGTTTTGCCTTTTGTGTCAAGCCAGGTGGGGCAAGGCTTGCATTGTGACATGCACATACTGTCAAGAATATCTGCTACGCAAGAACTGCCGAGACATAAAAATAGAGAATTTTATCTCGGGGGAGACGACGATCCCCGAAAAAATAGCTCGTAGGACCAGTCTTTCATTGCAAATTTCGTAGCTAACTTGGACATAATACCAGTCCGAGAGTCCGAAGATGAAGTTAGAAtaatatcatccacatataacaaaatataAGCAATGTCCTTGCCACCGCGTAAAGAAGTGAAGAGAGAGTTGTCGGATATACTATGCGACAAACCAATGGTTGCCACATATTCGGCAAAACGGCGATACCAGCCCGTGGTGCTGTTTCAAACCATAAAGCGACTTATGCGGAGAGCGAGACATGATCGGGGACAATAGGATCCAGAAATCTCGAAGGCTGATACATACGGAGCCAGTGCCTCATTCAGTGCCGTATGAAAAGCATTCTTTACATCAAGTTGGTGAATGGGCCAAGAGTGAGATAAGGAAATAGTAAGAACCACACGGATAGTTGCCGGCTTGACCACCGGACTGTCTCGTCACAATCAACACCTTCCCGTTGAGACCTGCCATCACCTACAAGACGGGCTTTATGCCTCTCAAAAGAACCATCAGACTTCTTTTTATGCCGAAAAATCCATAATGGTGAATAATGTTAGCATTTGGAGGACGAGGGACCAACTCCCAGTCTTACTATCAATAAGAGCATTATATTCATCTTGCATAGCATTTGTCGATTCGGGTCATTAAGGGCACCGACGGAATTCGGGGAATGAGGAGATGGAATTAGTGGTGGCAACTTAAggcttgattatggtatttCAAGTTCGGCTTAAAAATCCCATGTTGACTACGTGTAGTCATGTGATGAACGGGTGGGGGGGGGGCCCCGGGGGGTGTGGCCGTGGTGGGGAAACGAGGGAGAAGAAGAAGGCGCGGTGTGGGGACGCCGGTTGGGCGGTGGCGCGTGGCGGGCGGGGCGCGGGCGGCGGGGGCGGTGGGTGGGAGGGGGCCTTCTTCGGGGCGGCCAGCGGCCCGAAGAAGAGGAGGCGGGCGAGCTAGGGTGGTGGGTTGCGGGAGAGGGAGGGGATTGGTAGAGCAGTGACCTGATCATGCAACAAGTGGATTCTCAATGGGGAATTATCATCACCCAAAAACTCATATGAGGTAGGAGATGGAGaatttatttgtgaaaatgGGAAGGAACTTTCATCAAACCACACGCATGCCGGGCTATGATTATTTTTCGGCTCGATAAATCATAGCATGTGTACCCAGATGATTGGAAGGATATCCTAGGAAAACACACGGAGTGGACCTAgattgaagtttatgaatttgtgtGGAGGAAAGAGAGAAAGCATAGACAGACCAAAAACTCGGAGATGAGAGTATGATGGAATCTTTTGATAAAGAATGTGAGTAGGTGTCTTATACGCTAAGATTTTAGAAGGAAGAATATTGTGGAGGTACGTTGCCATGGCGAGGCATGATGCCAATAGGAGGGGCAGCGTACGAACAATATTATTGATGGATTTAATTTTCCGTTTTGCCTTACCATTTTGAGGGGAAGTGTGGGGACAAGAAAAGCGGAAAAGCATCCCGTTTTGTTCACAAAATTTATTAAAAGGACCATTATTAAATTCACGCCCGTTGTCACATTGAAaagttttgatttcttttttcaagCGAGTGCGAATGAAAATCCGGAAAGCCAAGAAACAATTATAAACTTGGGACTTTGTTTTGATGggaaaagtccaaagaaaattaGTGTAATTGTCaagaaataaaacataatatCTGTGACCAGAAGAGCTAAGAACAGGTGAAGTCCATAAATCACTGTGAACAATGTCAAAGGGCATAGTAGTAGTTGAAGGAGAGTCATAAAAaggcaatttaattaatttccccaGAGGGCAAGAATGACAAACATTGTTTCGAGCCTTATTACATTCAATCAAATGACTACTACGTAAAGAACTTAGAATAACATCCCATGGATGACCTAAACGGGAGTGCCAAATATGAGGACAGATGACACTAAAGCGGAGATGGTGCGGAAGACGAGATGGCTTGAAGTTGTTGGAAGAATGGATAAAGATCACCCGAACTCTCACATCTCGTAGGTTTGGTCCCCGTCCGGAAATCCTTCGAAAAGCCAAAAGGATCAAATTCACAAAAAGAAACCATATTATCGATAGTAAATTTACGAACGGAAATaaggtttttgatgagtttaGGTGCATGCAAAAACATTTTTCAGGGTTAGGGAGGGATTTACTCGAAGGGAAGTATGACCATAACCACGAATAGGAATCATGTTAccattaccaacaacaatgctaTTATTTTTGCTCAATTGATAGTAAGAGGAGAGAGTACCTTGGGAGTTGGTCATGTGAGATGTGGCtccggtgtccatgtaccaattaGTGTCTTCGGACGGATTTAACGACATTGTATGCATAGCTTGATCAATATCCGTGGGTGCGCCACCATGTGAAGATGGGGGGGCTGCTGAATAGAATGGCCGGGAGGACGAGCACCGAGAATACCTTCTTCGGGAGTCCCCGTGGCCCCCCGTGATCCCGCCGGCCCGCGAGGGGCTGCTTGCCCGGCCCGGTGGTGGGGTAGGGCCACGGTGGGGTGGCCCACGGTGAGGCCCCCGAGCCGCCAAGGGGGTAGAACCACGGCGGGGCGGCGGCCCCGCGGTTCGGCGATCTTTGCGCAGATTGTGCCACAGGCGGTGTCTTGTTGGCCCCCCGCCCCACTCTGCCGTTTCTGCGCCACCGGCTGTAGGCATTGCGGTTTCCGCCGCCACGACCACGGTTGTTCTTCTTTCCGCGATTGTGAGAATTTCCTCGATTATTAGAACCATTCTCGGGGTGTTGGACTGCCGTTACTAGAAAAATTATGAGGATTAACATTGTGGAAACGAGAAGCGACATTCGACCGGAGTCGTGGATGGTGTCTTCGCCATAGGCATGTCTTCCTCAAGTTCGAGGCATCGACCCGAACAACGTCAAAAGATGGGAGAGGAGTACGGTGCTGTACCATCGTTCGAAAGGTTTTATATTTCTCCGATAATCCACGCAGAAGACGAAGCACAAGTCGTTCGTTGAAAACTTTGTGGCCGACGTTTGCGAGATTATCTGCAAGGACCTTTAACCTGGTGCAGTATGCTTTCACATTCGGAAAGTCCACCAATTTGGTGTTGGTGAATTTTGCATCAAAGCAAGAGCCTAGCCGATTTGTTGTCTGAAAAAGATGAACAAGACGATTCCATGCCTCGGTACAGGTGTCCTTGATGAATGATCGTATTGAGAAGATCATTCGATATGGTACCATATATCCATTGACGAACAATGTCATCTAGCCATTCCCATAGAGCTTTCGTAGCAAGTTTCTCGGCTGCCGTTGCCGGTGGTGGCACGGTGGGGGAGGCAGGAGGTAGTATATGGTCGATCACCAAGTTTGCTCGGCAATGGAGCTTGAAGAGGGTAGCCCAGTTGTTGTATTGGCTGCCTTCATAGTCAAGAACAATAGGAATGCATGATTTGATATTGGTGACTGTAGTCGCAGGGTGCAACTTGGAGGTGTCAGCCATGGAGAAGGGAGGAGGAAGAGCCGAAGAGGAGGAAGGCAAGAAAGGTGGCGGCGGCTAGGGTTTAGGTTGCTAGGGTTTTAGGAGAGACCTAGTCTGATACCATGTAAGAGAATAGTCTCCCTgtgtttttcattcattccatAGGTTAATATACATCATGTACATCATAATTGTAGGCTATAAATTAGGAACTAATTTAACTAATGGATTCTAACATATTAGATCCTAAAATAgaagattacaaaatatatgGGAGACTAAATATGTACATACTCTAACAACCATATCAGAGAGAACAGCCAAGGCAGAAGCACAACTCAAGGTGAGCTTTTCAACACGATTTTTCAAAATAACTTAATGTATTTTATGCTCATCCAGTAAAAAATTTGCTATAGGATAAGCTAAAATTGAGGCTCAAAACACTCGAACAAGGCTTGAAGCAAGCATTTAACGTCTCTGTCAAACCTAATGGATCCCCAAATCCTCAAAAGACTAAACACAATCTcgaaataagaatgttgagaGTGTTAGAAAGGAAAATGCGAAATGAAGGAGAATTCTATTGTGGATATAAACGACAACGAAATCCCGTAGCGCATAAGATCAAGAACAGGAGCTGACCGGGAAGAAAATAAGACTAATGGATGCGACGGAAAGATAACGACGATATAGTATACGGTTTTGTATGATAGGCTACAAAAGAGGTTATCCGTTTAAGGAAGTTTTGTGAGACAAAAGAGTCAGATTTGGATACTAAAGATGAAGAAATTAAGGTGAAGTATTACCATAAAACAAAAATCTTTTGCTCTTTTTCATCTCAAAGTCCTTAACACACAACTTATGATCTtccttttatcatttttatcaaTCTTTTTGGTGTCTTACAGATGCTAATGAAGAAGATTGAGACGTTATCGAAAGCTATAgaagttgaagcaagaaaacgAAAAGTGAAGCAACAAGGtcagtgtcacaccccaattctgatagggcatgatgcgCACCCGACCCTcacttagagccgagcgaacccgctggaactcgttatactcataatctcacAGAACTCTTATATTATATAATGAAGTGCATAACGcaaacttttcaaaaacattcctttcgtctttctcaaatcaagtaaaacctataatcatatgaaatttgtaacataatgcataatgatacatcggcttacaaagccgcttacaagactgacatgctatacacgtgactctgtctgcaaagtctctaacataaatcaagataccataacatagatactatGACTCGGaaacactccggaaggaaatagagctcgccaatccaattggaacatcttctagtaATATCCTCTCTGCTCATCTATATACACTCACGTAGCATGAAACGCGAGCGTCCACAGAGGACAttagtacgaacaatgtgctagtatgtaaggcatgaataacaacataatatagatatgaaagatAGTATATAAtatgagagataacctgtacatctggatgccccataaggcagatgtcatgcatgcttagcctttaaaaaaaaaaaaaaaatttcttacatacatatatataatatcatcatcataacgtacccggccctttcgggactcggtgtgtaacgtatccggccctttcggggctcggtgtgtaacgtacccggccctttcgggagtCGGTGtgtaacatacccggccctttcgggacttggtgtgtaataccaactgatcagtggttgcacaataggtaccatacccggccgactatagcgcggctccgtgtgagaaaatacatatatatatatatatatatataaagcatgcatgagagcccaatcaaagccacaactatatcggagtgacgtaaggtcggtagcctccgattatattatggatcaatcatTATCGTTTATcccaccttaaaggaacaattattataaggtgagatcaacaacaatgaataaaatcgagacaatcatgaaataagctcaataatctcataatagcattaaaatcataagctttggaatttctagaattaagatcatcatcatcatgttcatcatagaaaacatctcatcttaaGTGTCATAAGAAGTTTTTAAGGAtcatgaacttttaacttttggaagtaagagagttatggaaacatatatggaatcatgagataggaatcatgccttttaagcaaaatcataagatgagatcaacatgaacaaacataatcaaaatcttgaaaccagctcagtaatctcataatgacattaaaaccataactttggaatctccagaaatgggatcatcataatcctcatcatggtccttatagaaaacattcgtctttagcatcataaggattTTGAGAATCATAAAAAGCTGCTAGTATTTTCGGGGAAATAAGATATTATGGAAGGCGTGTATGCGTTCATAGGAAAttaatcatgcctttaaaaggaagaggaatagccttaacatacctggccGGCCTTCAATTATCTACGCTCATTtgcccgagctcgtaaatctatattcacaAGAGTTCATACTACCATTAGACTCATCGTCGTATACTTATGCTAAGTATTCAAATTAAACTGTTCTATgtcctgccgaaaatcgggcaacatctcccctgtttatatgcctagcccgaagtctcaatccaacaaccaacaacaacaataataccaacatcaacaagaaTACTTACCATACCAATACATTCCATGAAACACCCCACATGGTGTGTACTCAATTTCTCCACAACCAAATTCGCTATACAACTATACCCTAAATCtctctccgtaaataaactaaagttagtactaataataagagattcataccttactttcGCTAATACTgcgatatctccaatacttgCCTTACTCCCAGGTCATAAATTTACcgcaacacaatattataattgtaaTTATACACCGACGGAACCCGAATCAAgggattttacttgattttgcGTTAAAATTGGATAAAGAGAGGTTGGGAGAAttctctagaatatttgggaTTTTTTTGTGGAAGTGCTAGGATGAAAATAAGGGGGCAAACCCCTTTATATAAGGTTCCCAAAGTCGGTTAAATGTCCGTAGCGATGACTTGTAGAGTCTACTAGAAGATGCGTTCATCAGCGTCTTTGTTCAACGCGCCTTCGCTGAGTTCCGTGCACCCTTCATCCATGAAGAATTATTTCGAggcctaaaacttttatacaccgatctctttatttgcatacttggatatgttcAAAACTCCATACGATTCGTATAACTtgttcaacatcccaaacttaacaaaacttatttttttttttccgattcgtttaacctccaaccttcatgacacttacttatcacttgttgaacatagcataaacacttataacttcaaacataatcctgtcctttgagcttatgtgattaacctatgatgcaacttaacgcacgaaaatacgggatataacagtctgTGTATTTTTTCCAATTTGTTTGGTGTTATCATatgctatgttgctcggatcctccaaaatttATGCATTTTTTGGAGGATCTAACACGGGCGCGACATTACTTGAggatccgagcaacatagcttattcgtacagCGTCATTTGACTATACTAATTTTAAAGATGGTCTAAATTTGAATTAGGATCATGAAAACATCTTGAAGATTCATGTAATGACAGAAAAAAAGTGGAGCTAATATCTTGGGTCATCAGTCAGATTCTCGCATTTCTTGTATATACAAAGAGTGGAAGTGATTAAAGAATAAAGATCAAATTCATTTGTAATGTGTAATGTAAAGTGATTGACTAATTCTGTCAATTTGAGTGTAATTCTTTTGTTTTAGTTACTTATTTGTATAGTTATTCTCGGCTTAGATTCAGATGACTAAgaataattggaagtttgaTTATTTTTGCTAATACTCACAACTCTTTGTTGAGTGGTTCTTGATTTCTGTAATGGAGTATTATTTTGTCCCAAGGAATAGACTATTAGTTTTAACATTATATGAATGTGCACCATTAGAAGAAGAAGTGAAACTATTAATCTTAAGTGGAGATAACAACTCATCCC contains:
- the LOC132061632 gene encoding uncharacterized protein LOC132061632, encoding MVPYRMIFSIRSFIKDTCTEAWNRLVHLFQTTNRLGSCFDAKFTNTKLVDFPNVKAYCTRLKVLADNLANVGHKVFNERLVLRLLRGLSEKYKTFRTMVQHRTPLPSFDVVRVDASNLRKTCLWRRHHPRLRSNVASRFHNVNPHNFSSNGSPTPREWF